A segment of the Acidimicrobiales bacterium genome:
ACCGGGCCTGCGATCGCAACGACCCTGCCCTCGGTACTCTCGATCTTCGCGTCCTCGGCGACGGTGCTCATGCTGCTGCTCCTGGGTGTCAGGCCGACTCGGCGGCGGTTTCAAAGATGTCGTGCGCGGCGCTACCACCCGGATCTGAGCGGGATTGGCGAAGTGCCTCTGCGCCACCGACAATCTCCATGATCTCGGTGGTGATGGAATCCTGGCGGGCCCGGTTCATGACCCGGCGAAGGTTTTTGATCAGCTCGTCGGCATTGTCGGTGGCGGCCTTCATCGCTCGTTGGCGCGACGCCTGCTCGGACGCCGCCGATTCGAGCAGCGCTGCGAGGACCTCGGCGACCAGCCAACTGGGCAACAACCGGTCGAGAATCTCTCCGGGCTCCGGCTCGAACTCGTAGTCGGTCTTGTGACCCGGCACCTCCCGGTGATCAGCCGTGGCGACTGTTTCAACATCGGATCTGACCAGCGGAACGAGCTGCCTGACCGTGGCCACCTGCGAGCCGAGCGAGACGAAACGGGTGTACACCAGCTCGATCTGGTCCAACTCGCCGGCTTCGAACGGCTGCATCACCGCTGTGACCGCGCGGCGCGCGTCGGCGTAGGTGGGCCTTTCCGACACGCCCGTGATCGAGGTGATGATGGGGAAGTTGCGGCGCCGGAAGTGGTTGTCCCCCTTCTTCCCGAACGGAACGAGCTGCACCTCCCTTCCGGCCGCCCGATGCTCGCGCACCATTCGCTCAACTGTCCGGATTATCTGGACGTTGTAGCCACCCGCGAGACCCCTGTCGGCGGTGACGAGAACGATCGCCACCCGTTGAACCGCCTCCACCTCCCGGAAGAGCGGATGGGTAGCG
Coding sequences within it:
- a CDS encoding F0F1 ATP synthase subunit gamma, giving the protein MAGGQERVLRRRIRSVASTQKITRAMELIAASRIVRAQQAIAAARPYVSKMREVVEHLADTPDAATHPLFREVEAVQRVAIVLVTADRGLAGGYNVQIIRTVERMVREHRAAGREVQLVPFGKKGDNHFRRRNFPIITSITGVSERPTYADARRAVTAVMQPFEAGELDQIELVYTRFVSLGSQVATVRQLVPLVRSDVETVATADHREVPGHKTDYEFEPEPGEILDRLLPSWLVAEVLAALLESAASEQASRQRAMKAATDNADELIKNLRRVMNRARQDSITTEIMEIVGGAEALRQSRSDPGGSAAHDIFETAAESA